One region of Exiguobacterium acetylicum genomic DNA includes:
- a CDS encoding helix-turn-helix domain-containing protein has protein sequence MYSIGQKIKNLRLQKGLTQEELGERTDLSKGYISQLEREISSPSIETLFHLLEVLGISPKDFFDEDTLNQKVVYGEEDVTTYADEEQGYHVTWLIPESNEKEMEPVLLTLAPGGAFKTYEPSGAETFVYVLAGNVTLTLGRQSFVAKQGETLYYKASEIHQLRNESTQETKVLVTATDSYL, from the coding sequence TTGTACTCAATCGGTCAAAAAATCAAGAACCTCCGTCTTCAAAAGGGATTGACGCAAGAGGAACTAGGGGAAAGAACAGACCTGAGTAAAGGGTACATCTCGCAACTCGAACGGGAAATCAGTTCACCGTCGATCGAGACGCTGTTTCATCTCCTCGAAGTCCTTGGCATCTCACCGAAGGATTTCTTTGATGAGGATACACTCAATCAAAAAGTCGTCTATGGGGAAGAAGATGTCACGACGTATGCCGATGAGGAACAGGGGTATCATGTCACGTGGCTCATTCCGGAATCGAACGAAAAAGAGATGGAACCGGTCCTATTGACACTCGCGCCAGGGGGAGCATTCAAGACGTATGAACCATCAGGTGCCGAGACGTTCGTCTATGTGCTCGCAGGAAACGTCACATTGACGCTCGGACGTCAGTCTTTTGTAGCAAAACAAGGAGAGACACTTTACTATAAGGCTTCAGAAATCCATCAACTACGCAATGAGTCAACACAAGAGACGAAGGTCCTCGTGACCGCGACTGACTCATATTTATAA
- a CDS encoding tryptophan-rich sensory protein, with product MKNNKWIWLNWVGFIFTIAVNALDGGKTGRISDSIITLFKPAGYAFSIWGLIYAILLIWLILQSIPKFKEHELAKKIGPWFLISCLFNAGWIVSFTFELFVVSVVVIVGLLLSLIVIYSKIDRETKGLRFKLPFSLYLGWVSVATIADIFLTINAEGVTSWLGIGDAGWTMIILVVGVIIALLFMFANRDPIYPLVFVWAYIAINFESDNGLVDTTVLGSVVLLLAGYIFLLVRMRRQVSVSK from the coding sequence TTGAAAAATAATAAATGGATTTGGCTCAACTGGGTCGGCTTCATATTCACGATTGCCGTGAACGCCCTCGATGGTGGAAAGACAGGACGAATCTCTGATTCGATCATCACATTGTTTAAACCGGCTGGGTATGCATTCTCGATTTGGGGATTAATTTATGCGATTTTACTCATCTGGTTGATTTTACAATCGATTCCGAAATTTAAGGAACACGAACTGGCGAAGAAAATCGGACCGTGGTTCTTGATCAGCTGTCTGTTCAACGCAGGTTGGATCGTCTCCTTCACGTTTGAACTGTTCGTTGTCTCCGTCGTCGTCATCGTTGGTCTTTTGCTGTCATTGATCGTCATCTACTCGAAGATTGATCGTGAGACGAAAGGCTTACGCTTTAAGCTACCGTTCTCGCTTTATCTCGGCTGGGTATCGGTCGCAACGATTGCTGACATTTTCCTGACGATCAACGCAGAAGGTGTGACATCTTGGCTTGGAATTGGAGATGCGGGTTGGACGATGATCATACTTGTCGTCGGAGTCATCATCGCGCTTCTCTTCATGTTTGCGAACCGTGACCCGATTTATCCGCTCGTCTTCGTTTGGGCGTATATCGCAATCAACTTCGAGTCCGATAACGGTCTCGTCGATACGACGGTTCTCGGTAGTGTTGTCTTATTGTTAGCCGGTTATATCTTCCTTCTCGTCCGGATGCGCCGCCAAGTCAGCGTGAGCAAGTGA
- a CDS encoding ABC transporter ATP-binding protein yields MADTTIIQFKDVTKRYDDQTVLDQVSFEIERGKFYTLLGPSGCGKTTILRLIAGFSEATEGDIIFNGKRINDVPANKRQVNTVFQDYALFPHLNVFENIAFGLRIKKVKEAEIAKRVTDALKFVNLSGYEKREITEMSGGQRQRVAIARAIVNEPEVILLDEPLSALDLKLRTEMQYELRDLQRRLGITFIFVTHDQEEALAMSDEIFVLNHGVIQQSGTPTDIYDEPINRFVADFIGESNIIPGRMVEDYRVWFAEKEFECVDRGLELNEPVEIVIRPEDLEITNVTQGKLQVTVDSQLFRGVHYEIACMDEVGNEWLVHSTKKATVGEQIGLTFDPEAIHVMRLNETEEEFDKRLESYDGVL; encoded by the coding sequence TTGGCAGATACTACGATCATTCAATTCAAGGACGTCACGAAACGATACGACGATCAGACCGTCCTCGACCAAGTCAGCTTTGAAATCGAACGCGGGAAGTTCTATACGTTACTCGGACCATCGGGTTGTGGGAAAACGACGATCTTACGACTGATTGCTGGCTTTTCGGAAGCGACAGAAGGGGACATCATCTTCAACGGAAAACGGATCAACGATGTACCGGCGAACAAACGTCAAGTCAATACGGTTTTCCAAGACTATGCACTCTTCCCGCACTTGAACGTCTTCGAAAACATCGCCTTCGGTCTTCGCATCAAGAAGGTGAAGGAAGCAGAGATCGCAAAACGTGTGACGGATGCATTGAAGTTCGTCAACTTGTCCGGTTATGAGAAACGAGAAATTACCGAGATGTCAGGTGGACAGCGGCAACGTGTCGCGATTGCCCGGGCAATCGTCAATGAGCCGGAAGTCATCTTGCTCGATGAGCCACTATCAGCGCTCGACTTGAAATTGCGGACAGAGATGCAGTATGAGCTGCGCGACTTGCAACGTCGTCTTGGAATCACGTTTATCTTCGTTACGCACGACCAAGAAGAAGCACTGGCGATGTCAGATGAGATCTTCGTCCTCAATCACGGTGTCATTCAACAATCGGGCACACCGACGGATATCTATGATGAACCGATCAACCGCTTTGTCGCGGACTTTATCGGTGAGTCGAACATCATTCCAGGGCGCATGGTGGAAGACTATCGGGTCTGGTTCGCAGAGAAGGAATTCGAATGTGTCGACCGTGGTCTTGAATTGAACGAACCGGTCGAGATCGTCATTCGTCCGGAGGACCTTGAAATCACGAACGTGACACAAGGGAAATTGCAAGTCACCGTCGATTCGCAACTTTTCCGTGGCGTGCACTACGAAATCGCTTGTATGGATGAAGTCGGTAACGAATGGCTCGTCCACAGTACGAAAAAGGCGACGGTTGGTGAGCAGATCGGACTGACATTTGATCCGGAAGCGATCCACGTCATGCGACTGAACGAGACGGAAGAAGAATTCGATAAGCGTCTGGAATCCTACGACGGGGTGTTATGA
- a CDS encoding DegV family protein: MRIAWITDSTTILPDTIAQRDDLSVVPLLVMKDGESFVDGVDVDAETVYSWIDSKHKVTTSQPSIGSFTEHYERLKEDYDVGFAVHLSSELSGTYSASVQGAEIAGFRLIAIDSRCGIYPAGQLLAEAIELVEAGHSIESVEQIILERRFDHHIEFTVANLDQLQAGGRISSTKAFVGNLLQLRPLFHFEEGKIVPYQTVRTFKKAHSKIFDHLVAIIERGQVTDISLFHATAYDLALEWKQRLESQYDVRVRIDDLTPVLGSHTGNPAIGMSFLNPTRRP; the protein is encoded by the coding sequence ATGCGGATCGCTTGGATCACTGATAGTACAACGATTTTACCGGATACGATCGCTCAGCGCGATGATCTTTCGGTCGTCCCTTTACTTGTCATGAAGGATGGAGAAAGTTTCGTCGATGGTGTCGACGTTGATGCAGAGACCGTCTATAGCTGGATTGACTCAAAACACAAGGTAACGACGAGCCAACCTTCGATCGGGAGTTTCACTGAGCACTATGAACGGTTGAAAGAGGATTACGACGTCGGCTTCGCTGTTCACTTATCGAGCGAACTGAGCGGCACGTACAGTGCTTCCGTTCAAGGGGCAGAGATTGCTGGATTTCGTCTGATTGCGATTGATTCCCGTTGTGGGATTTATCCGGCTGGTCAACTCCTAGCAGAAGCGATTGAACTCGTCGAAGCGGGACACTCAATCGAATCCGTCGAACAGATCATTCTCGAGCGTCGTTTCGATCATCACATTGAATTCACGGTCGCGAACCTCGATCAATTACAAGCAGGCGGACGCATCTCTTCGACGAAGGCATTCGTCGGTAATTTGTTGCAACTTCGCCCGTTGTTCCACTTCGAAGAAGGAAAGATCGTTCCTTACCAAACCGTCCGGACGTTCAAAAAAGCACATTCGAAAATTTTTGATCACCTTGTCGCAATCATTGAACGTGGGCAGGTCACGGATATTTCACTATTCCACGCGACAGCGTATGACCTTGCACTCGAGTGGAAACAACGACTCGAATCGCAATACGATGTGCGTGTCCGCATCGATGACTTAACGCCGGTTCTCGGTTCGCATACAGGGAATCCAGCAATCGGTATGTCCTTTTTGAACCCGACACGCCGACCGTGA
- a CDS encoding iron-sulfur cluster biosynthesis family protein, giving the protein MNITFTPSAQERIRQLRGEVSGQLHLYYDTEGCGCGNSGIFSIRIVDEATPEDMTIDSNVGPVLVKRWSSHFLDQEMTLDYNSEKKALILKSDGQYFNTNVLVTDQTGCVLTVRS; this is encoded by the coding sequence ATGAACATCACATTTACACCGTCTGCTCAGGAGCGAATCCGCCAATTACGCGGTGAAGTATCCGGTCAACTGCATCTCTATTACGATACAGAGGGTTGCGGTTGCGGAAACTCTGGTATTTTCAGTATTCGCATCGTCGATGAAGCGACACCGGAAGACATGACGATTGATTCAAACGTCGGTCCCGTTCTCGTCAAGCGATGGTCGAGTCATTTCCTCGATCAAGAAATGACACTCGATTACAACTCGGAGAAAAAAGCGCTCATCCTAAAGAGTGATGGCCAATACTTCAATACGAATGTGCTCGTGACGGATCAAACAGGCTGCGTCCTGACGGTTCGTTCATAA
- a CDS encoding ABC transporter permease: MQKSRNWYLIPYLFWIALFVIAPIVLVVYYSFLDLDGNFSFENYQNFFTSTYLTMTLSSFWYAFLITVFSLLIGYPTAYLLTKTKHKQLWLLLIILPTWINLLLKAYAFIGLFSTYGLANQTLEAIGIGRQQILFTDFSFVFVSVYIFIPFMILPIFNAIEKLSPSLVFAARDLGASNFTTFRRVVFPLTIDGVKSGCQLVFIPALSLFMITRLIAGNRVITLGTAIEQQFLVTQNWGMGATIAVFLIIAMAIILALTSTKRKKGATT, from the coding sequence ATGCAAAAATCACGTAACTGGTATCTCATCCCGTATCTATTCTGGATTGCCTTGTTCGTCATCGCACCGATCGTACTCGTCGTCTACTATTCATTCCTTGATTTGGACGGCAACTTCTCATTTGAGAACTACCAGAACTTCTTTACGTCGACCTATTTGACGATGACACTCAGCTCGTTCTGGTATGCGTTTTTGATTACGGTGTTTTCGCTCTTGATTGGTTATCCGACCGCTTACTTGTTGACGAAAACGAAGCATAAACAGCTGTGGCTACTTTTGATCATCTTACCGACGTGGATCAACTTGTTGTTGAAAGCTTATGCCTTCATCGGGTTGTTCAGTACGTATGGTCTTGCGAACCAAACGCTTGAAGCGATTGGAATTGGACGACAACAGATTCTCTTTACCGATTTCAGTTTCGTCTTCGTCTCGGTGTACATCTTCATACCGTTCATGATCCTGCCGATTTTCAACGCGATTGAAAAATTGAGTCCGTCACTCGTCTTCGCTGCACGTGATCTTGGGGCGTCGAACTTCACGACGTTCCGACGTGTCGTCTTCCCGTTGACGATCGATGGTGTGAAGTCAGGCTGTCAGCTCGTCTTCATTCCGGCATTATCGCTGTTCATGATTACGCGTCTGATTGCCGGAAACCGCGTCATCACGCTCGGTACAGCGATTGAACAGCAGTTCCTCGTGACACAGAACTGGGGCATGGGAGCGACGATCGCTGTCTTCCTCATCATCGCGATGGCGATCATCCTTGCCTTGACGAGTACGAAACGGAAGAAAGGAGCGACGACTTGA